The Prevotella sp. E9-3 genome has a window encoding:
- a CDS encoding helix-turn-helix transcriptional regulator: MQQRDDIMSVDAMMDERYGKVGTPEREAFRKEAYAYCVGQIISDARKREKVTQQELAQRVGTNKSYISRIENGSVEPGAGMFLRILSALGLRFEVLQPMAIG, encoded by the coding sequence ATGCAGCAAAGAGATGACATAATGAGCGTTGACGCCATGATGGACGAACGCTATGGAAAGGTGGGAACACCAGAGCGCGAGGCATTCCGCAAGGAGGCTTACGCCTATTGTGTCGGCCAGATTATCAGCGATGCACGGAAGCGCGAGAAGGTCACCCAGCAGGAACTGGCTCAGCGTGTGGGAACCAACAAGTCATATATCTCTCGCATTGAGAACGGCAGCGTGGAGCCAGGTGCAGGTATGTTCCTCAGAATCCTCAGTGCGCTCGGTTTGCGTTTCGAGGTATTGCAGCCTATGGCAATCGGCTGA
- a CDS encoding type II toxin-antitoxin system RelE/ParE family toxin: protein MKVERTISAYKNYFRDFISSLTEAEARKVFYVIDMLKTQERVNAKFVKYLRDEIFELRAEHGGNIFRVFFIFDDGNVVMLFNGFQKKSQKTPQNEINKAIQLKKEYYAAKR, encoded by the coding sequence ATGAAAGTCGAAAGAACTATATCAGCGTACAAGAACTACTTCAGGGATTTCATCAGTTCACTGACTGAAGCCGAAGCTCGGAAAGTGTTCTACGTTATTGACATGCTGAAGACACAGGAACGAGTCAATGCCAAGTTCGTCAAATACCTGCGCGACGAGATTTTCGAGCTGAGGGCAGAACATGGCGGCAACATCTTCCGGGTGTTTTTCATTTTCGACGATGGCAATGTGGTGATGCTTTTCAATGGATTTCAGAAGAAGTCGCAAAAGACACCGCAGAACGAGATAAACAAGGCAATACAATTAAAAAAGGAATATTATGCAGCAAAGAGATGA
- a CDS encoding Ig-like domain-containing protein — MKLKLFQFPLFILSIIAVVSCGSDDDITGGDNHNNGQEDIAISRFSLSRKSAIIATGDTIHLSCVITPANATNKKTIWLSQDPSIAIVSSEGIVTALAEGDCEISVKVESYPWTEKCKLHVINPDIYKAVDLGLPSRTKWGSVNAGYNLAWAETVYKDVYYWGWYKWCSENIGDYSIIKYCSEDQLKELKNEDDIAYINGAHKWRTPTKEEFQELIDNCTWTYEDLSYYSYYWNKQVVDGRYKVTGPNGNCIFFDFDGERYSNYTTRQGEIGVYWSRNIANEELVNNSAPGDDPYKYACVLVVSKNYYNIEPWARFYGIPTRPVRIEEK, encoded by the coding sequence ATGAAGTTAAAGCTATTTCAATTTCCACTATTCATCCTAAGTATAATAGCTGTCGTTTCTTGTGGCTCAGATGATGACATAACAGGGGGAGACAACCACAATAATGGTCAAGAGGATATTGCCATATCAAGGTTTTCATTATCAAGAAAATCTGCGATTATTGCAACAGGTGATACAATACATCTTTCGTGTGTGATAACACCTGCAAATGCCACAAACAAAAAAACAATTTGGTTATCACAAGATCCTTCAATTGCGATTGTTTCGTCTGAAGGAATCGTTACAGCTTTGGCAGAAGGTGACTGTGAAATTTCTGTGAAAGTGGAAAGTTATCCTTGGACAGAGAAATGTAAATTACATGTTATAAATCCTGATATATATAAAGCAGTAGATTTAGGATTACCATCAAGAACAAAATGGGGGAGTGTAAATGCTGGATATAATTTAGCTTGGGCTGAGACTGTCTACAAAGATGTATATTATTGGGGATGGTATAAATGGTGTAGTGAGAATATTGGAGATTATAGTATTATTAAATATTGCTCTGAGGACCAACTTAAAGAACTGAAAAACGAAGATGATATAGCTTATATAAATGGAGCACATAAATGGAGGACTCCAACAAAAGAAGAATTCCAAGAATTGATTGATAATTGTACATGGACATACGAAGATCTTTCGTATTATAGTTATTATTGGAATAAACAAGTTGTTGACGGACGATATAAAGTCACTGGCCCCAATGGTAATTGCATTTTCTTTGATTTTGACGGAGAAAGGTATAGTAACTATACGACAAGGCAAGGAGAAATCGGCGTTTATTGGTCCCGTAACATTGCAAATGAAGAACTTGTAAACAACAGCGCTCCAGGTGATGATCCTTATAAGTATGCATGCGTATTGGTTGTAAGTAAAAACTATTACAATATTGAGCCATGGGCAAGATTTTATGGTATTCCAACAAGACCAGTACGAATAGAGGAGAAGTGA
- a CDS encoding AI-2E family transporter, which yields MESKPITFDTVIRTTVGILIIVGVVMLLNRLSSVLLPFFAAWLLAYLLFPLVRFFQYTCRLKFRILGIICALLTTTLVLIGFFWLVVPPIIDEGERIKDVVVAYFQGNSTLNSIPGKVQDYVRDHISVEQLQAIVTQEGFIESVKETMPKVWSVIAQTFNVFSSLLSLTMILLYTFFILLDYEEICRGWAHLLPRRYRRFAIQLAKDVEDGMNKYFRGQGLIAFCVGVLFSIGFLIIDFPMAIPLGMFIGLLNMVPYLQVLGIVPTVIFALAKSAETGQNFWVLMLMALAVFAIVQVIQDAFLTPKIMGRVTGLNAAIILLSLSVWGSLLGMLGMIIALPLTTLLLSYYQRYVVKK from the coding sequence ATGGAATCCAAGCCCATCACATTCGATACTGTCATCAGGACCACCGTAGGCATCCTCATCATTGTAGGAGTGGTCATGTTGCTCAATAGGCTCAGCTCTGTGCTGCTGCCCTTCTTCGCAGCATGGCTGTTGGCCTATCTGCTGTTTCCGTTGGTCAGGTTCTTCCAGTACACCTGTCGCTTGAAGTTCCGTATTCTCGGAATCATTTGCGCTCTGCTCACCACCACCCTTGTCCTCATAGGATTCTTTTGGCTGGTGGTTCCTCCCATTATCGATGAGGGTGAGCGCATCAAAGACGTGGTGGTGGCCTATTTCCAAGGCAACAGCACCCTGAACAGCATTCCGGGAAAGGTGCAAGACTATGTTCGCGATCATATCAGCGTAGAGCAGTTGCAGGCCATCGTCACACAGGAAGGTTTCATCGAGAGTGTGAAGGAGACCATGCCCAAGGTGTGGAGTGTCATAGCCCAGACATTCAACGTCTTCTCCAGTCTGCTGTCGCTCACTATGATACTCCTCTACACCTTCTTCATCCTTCTCGACTACGAGGAAATCTGCCGAGGCTGGGCCCATCTGCTGCCCCGTCGCTATCGTCGTTTTGCCATACAGTTGGCCAAGGATGTCGAGGATGGCATGAACAAGTATTTCCGCGGTCAGGGCCTCATTGCCTTCTGCGTGGGCGTGTTGTTCAGCATCGGGTTCCTCATCATCGATTTCCCGATGGCCATTCCCTTAGGCATGTTCATCGGTTTGCTGAACATGGTTCCCTATCTGCAGGTGTTGGGCATCGTTCCTACCGTCATCTTTGCTTTGGCCAAGAGTGCCGAGACGGGGCAGAACTTCTGGGTACTCATGCTGATGGCCCTTGCCGTGTTTGCCATTGTCCAGGTGATTCAGGACGCCTTCCTCACGCCCAAGATCATGGGGCGTGTCACAGGACTTAACGCTGCCATCATCCTGTTGTCGCTCTCCGTCTGGGGTTCCCTGTTGGGCATGCTGGGCATGATTATTGCCCTTCCGCTCACCACGCTCCTGCTCAGCTATTATCAGCGTTACGTGGTGAAGAAGTAA
- the axeA1 gene encoding acetylxylan esterase AxeA1: MKRINLFLLLSLLALSAMAQTARKFTVNLTSDGEATLTAYLPELPLGRAIVDCPGGGYAFVSLANEGHDWATYFNSQGIAYFVLKYRMPNGNREIPMSDARQAMRMVRDSAEAWGVNPRDVGIMGFSAGGHLASTISNHTEWAERPNFTILFYPVISMNERETHAGSCRNFLGPEGQKDESLVKKFSNQNAVRRHLTPPAIILTTSDDRLVNPVTNSIAYYSAMRRAGNNCALYVYPTGGHGFGINPKFKYHDQMLSDLRQWLSNLKAPSSDAVRVACIGNSITDGSGIDMADLFGYPAHLQHILGSGYDVRNFGVGGRTMLQKGDHPYMNEQAWKDAQGFLQTSATATAERPDVVIIKLGTNDSKPQNWQYKEEFETDLQTMIDALNPLQPVLNKKGKPTKKMKRADSPKIYLCTPIQAVIDRWGINDKTISEEVIPAIHRVAEKNGLGVIDLHEKFEATQEGMMQRDGIHPTDKGARRMAEIIAEELRNIVK; this comes from the coding sequence ATGAAACGAATAAACCTTTTTTTACTCCTTTCCCTGTTAGCCTTGAGCGCAATGGCTCAGACGGCCAGAAAGTTTACCGTCAATCTTACTTCCGATGGCGAGGCCACCCTCACGGCCTATCTTCCTGAACTGCCTTTAGGACGAGCCATTGTCGATTGCCCGGGCGGTGGCTATGCTTTTGTTTCGCTGGCCAATGAAGGTCACGATTGGGCCACCTATTTTAATAGTCAGGGCATAGCCTATTTCGTGCTGAAATATCGCATGCCGAATGGCAATCGTGAAATTCCCATGAGCGATGCCCGTCAGGCCATGCGCATGGTGCGCGATTCTGCTGAGGCGTGGGGCGTTAATCCTCGCGATGTGGGCATCATGGGCTTCTCGGCAGGCGGCCATCTGGCTTCTACCATCTCCAATCATACCGAATGGGCTGAACGTCCCAATTTCACCATACTGTTCTATCCCGTCATTTCCATGAACGAGCGTGAGACCCATGCCGGTTCTTGTAGGAACTTCTTAGGACCAGAAGGTCAGAAAGACGAGAGCCTGGTGAAGAAATTCTCCAATCAGAATGCCGTTCGCCGCCATCTCACCCCTCCTGCCATCATCCTCACCACCAGCGATGACCGTCTGGTGAATCCCGTTACCAATAGTATTGCCTACTATTCGGCTATGCGCCGTGCCGGCAACAACTGTGCTCTCTATGTCTATCCCACCGGTGGCCATGGCTTTGGCATCAATCCCAAGTTCAAGTATCACGACCAGATGCTCTCCGACCTTCGTCAGTGGCTCAGCAATCTGAAGGCACCCTCTTCCGATGCCGTGCGTGTGGCTTGCATCGGTAATAGCATCACCGACGGATCGGGCATTGATATGGCCGACCTCTTTGGCTATCCTGCCCATCTGCAGCATATTTTGGGAAGTGGCTATGATGTCCGCAACTTCGGCGTGGGAGGCCGTACCATGCTGCAGAAAGGTGACCATCCCTACATGAACGAGCAGGCATGGAAAGATGCTCAGGGCTTCCTTCAGACATCCGCTACTGCCACTGCCGAACGTCCCGATGTTGTCATCATCAAGTTGGGAACCAACGATTCCAAACCTCAGAACTGGCAGTATAAAGAAGAGTTCGAGACCGACCTTCAGACCATGATTGATGCCCTCAATCCCCTTCAGCCAGTGCTGAACAAGAAAGGCAAGCCCACCAAGAAGATGAAGCGTGCCGACAGTCCAAAGATCTATCTCTGCACCCCTATTCAGGCTGTAATAGACCGTTGGGGCATCAACGATAAGACCATTTCTGAAGAAGTGATTCCAGCCATTCACCGTGTGGCTGAGAAAAACGGACTCGGCGTTATCGACCTGCACGAGAAGTTCGAGGCCACTCAGGAAGGAATGATGCAGCGCGATGGCATCCATCCTACCGACAAAGGAGCCCGCCGCATGGCTGAGATCATAGCCGAAGAACTGCGTAATATAGTAAAATAA
- a CDS encoding MATE family efflux transporter: MANSEKTDLLAYIREGREMTQAERLRLIVRLSIPSILAQISSTIMFFIDASMVGHLGAQQSAAIGLVESTLWLFGGLVSATSMGFSVQVAHYIGANDFDNARNVLRQSLICCGIWSMLLMLTAVGISPFLPYWLGGGADIAHDATLYFAVFGVSVPFFQLESLAGSMLKCSGNMKIPSMLNIMMCVLDVCFNFMFIFIFGLGVLGAALGSLIAFLITACMMVWFLLWRSNGLAIFHKNENEEKPHQKWNMFSPKKKTVQTAFKIGAPMGFQHLLMGSAQIVSTMIVAPLGNIAIAANSFAITVESLCYMPGYGIAEAATTLVGQGIGAGQRLLTRSFAYMSVGLGISVMTFMGILMYVFAPELMAIMSPVEAIIAEGTQALRIEAWAEPMFAATIVCNGIFIGAGDTLVPAIMSLSSMWGVRLTLAAWMAPRYGLRGVWTAMAIDLTFRGIIFLIRLFSGKWANKKL; this comes from the coding sequence ATGGCAAATAGCGAAAAGACAGACTTATTAGCTTACATACGCGAAGGACGGGAAATGACACAAGCCGAGAGGCTGCGCCTGATTGTAAGACTTAGTATTCCAAGTATTCTGGCTCAAATATCCAGCACCATCATGTTCTTCATCGATGCTTCGATGGTGGGACATCTGGGTGCCCAACAGTCGGCGGCAATAGGACTGGTGGAGAGTACGCTATGGCTGTTTGGCGGACTGGTAAGTGCTACCTCAATGGGATTCTCGGTTCAGGTGGCCCACTATATAGGTGCCAACGACTTCGACAATGCGCGCAATGTGTTGCGACAGTCGCTCATCTGCTGTGGCATCTGGAGTATGCTGCTGATGCTGACTGCCGTAGGTATCAGTCCGTTCCTACCCTACTGGCTGGGCGGTGGAGCCGATATTGCTCACGATGCCACGCTCTATTTCGCCGTGTTCGGGGTCTCTGTACCCTTCTTCCAACTGGAATCGCTGGCTGGTTCGATGCTGAAATGTTCGGGCAACATGAAGATTCCAAGCATGCTGAACATCATGATGTGCGTTCTTGACGTATGCTTCAACTTCATGTTCATCTTTATATTCGGACTAGGAGTACTGGGCGCTGCACTCGGATCGCTAATTGCCTTTCTGATAACGGCTTGCATGATGGTATGGTTCCTGCTATGGCGGTCGAATGGACTGGCCATTTTCCACAAGAACGAAAATGAAGAGAAGCCTCATCAGAAATGGAATATGTTTAGCCCGAAGAAGAAAACGGTTCAGACGGCCTTCAAGATTGGTGCACCCATGGGATTCCAACACTTGCTGATGGGCAGTGCCCAGATAGTGAGCACGATGATTGTTGCGCCACTGGGCAATATTGCCATTGCCGCCAATTCGTTTGCCATCACCGTAGAGAGCCTTTGCTACATGCCGGGCTATGGCATCGCCGAAGCTGCCACCACGCTGGTGGGACAAGGCATAGGAGCAGGACAACGACTGCTGACACGCTCGTTTGCCTATATGTCAGTGGGATTGGGCATCAGTGTCATGACCTTCATGGGCATACTCATGTATGTGTTTGCCCCCGAACTGATGGCTATCATGAGTCCTGTAGAAGCCATTATTGCCGAAGGTACACAGGCTCTGCGCATTGAGGCATGGGCAGAACCGATGTTTGCAGCCACTATCGTGTGCAACGGTATCTTCATCGGAGCTGGCGACACACTGGTGCCTGCCATCATGAGCCTATCGTCTATGTGGGGTGTTCGCCTTACGCTGGCTGCCTGGATGGCCCCTCGCTACGGGTTGCGCGGTGTGTGGACGGCAATGGCCATCGACCTTACTTTCCGCGGAATCATCTTCCTGATTCGTCTCTTCTCAGGAAAATGGGCCAATAAAAAATTATAG